TCATGTGCGGCGGATGTTGCATTGCGCAAAAAAGATGCCTGGGGTGGCGCCGCGCGAATCCGGTCGGGCGTCACGGAGTGCTTTCTTCGGCCATGCCATCCGTCGCCGGGCCACCGGCCGTGGAGGGGCTCCCATTCCCGCCCGCGCTGTTGTCGGATCGCCGAGACACCGCCTGGCAAGGCCCGCCGGCATCCCGCCCGAGTATGGCGGATAGCGAAATTTTCCGGCATAATGTGGAATTCACTCTTGTGTCTTATATAAGAGTTGAGAATTGTGCGGCGCATCGTGAGAGCGTCACCGTTGCCCGCTAAAATCGCCAGTTCATTGCAGCGCGCCGGCCGGCCAGTCCGACCCGGCGCGCTGTGCTGTCAAACCCCACCGTCCATCCGCGCATCCGCGGTCTGCACTGGAGTCGTCATGTATCAACACATCAAGGTCCCGGCCGGAGAGAAGATCACCGTCAACCAAGACTTCTCCCTGAACGTCCCCGATAACCCCATCATTCCTTACATCGAGGGCGACGGCACCGGCTTCGACATCACCCCGGTGATGATCAAGGTGGTGGACGCGGCCGTCGCCAAGGCCTACGCCGGCAAGCGCAAGATCTCCTGGATGGAAATCTACGCCGGCGAGAAGTCGACCAAGGTGTACGGCCCGGACGTGTGGCTGCCGGAAGAAACCCTGCAAGTCCTGAAGGACTACGTGGTCTCGATCAAGGGCCCGCTGACGACGCCGGTCGGCGGCGGCATCCGTTCGCTGAACGTGGCGCTGCGCCAGGAGCTGGATCTGTACGTCTGCCTGCGCCCGGTGCGCTACTTCAAGGGCGTGCCCTCGCCGGTCAAGGAGCCGGAGAAGACCGACATGGTCATCTTCCGCGAGAACTCGGAAGACATCTACGCCGGCATCGAGTTCGAGGCCGAGAGCGAGAAGGCCAAGAAGCTGATCAAGATCCTGCAGGACGAATTCGGCGTCAAGAAGATCCGCTTCCCGGAGACCTCGGGCATCGGCGTCAAGCCGGTTTCGCGCGAAGGCACCGAGCGCCTGGTGCGCAAGGCCATCCAGTACGCGATCGACAACGACAAGCCGTCGGTCACGATTGTGCACAAGGGCAACATCATGAAGTTCACGGAAGGCGGCTTCCGTGACTGGGCCTACGCGCTGGCCCAGAAGGAATTCGGCGCCGAGCTGATCGACGGCGGCCCGTGGTGCAAGTTCAAGAACCCGAAGACGGGCAAGGAAATCGTCGTCAAGGACGCGATTGCCGACGCCTTCCTGCAGCAGATCCTGCTGCGTCCGGCCGAGTACTCGGTCATCGCCACGCTGAACCTGAACGGCGACTACGTCTCCGACGCCCTGGCAGCACAAGTCGGCGGCATCGGTATCGCCCCGGGTGCCAACCTGTCGGATTCGGTCGCCATGTTCGAAGCCACCCACGGCACCGCACCGAAGTACGCCGGCAAGGACTACGTGAATCCGGGTTCGGAAATCCTGTCGGCTGAAATGATGCTGCGCCACATGGGCTGGACGGAAGCGGCCGACCTGATCATCGCGTCGATGGAGAAGTCGATCCTGTCGAAGAAGGTCACGTATGACTTCGCCCGCCTGCTGGAAGGCGCGACGCAGGTGTCGTGCTCGGGCTTTGGTCAGGTGATGATCGACAATATGTAAGCTCGTTTCGCCTGATTTCACGGCGAACCAGAAACCCCGGTAGATCAACGATCTCCGGGGTTTTTTCATTTCAGATCGTATCAGGCGGTATCATGGAAACCCTCACTTAGTGAGGTCGATCGGGAGGGTGCTGAGGATCGTGAAAACCTCACTACCCTCACCCCTGAGGGTGAATTCATGCGCCACTTCAACTACGTATTGACGCCCACGCGGCTGAACAATGCAAAGCCCAAAGACAAGCCATACAAGCTGGCGGATGGCGGCGGGCTTTTCGTCTTGATTTCCCCGGGAGGGGCGAAGAATTGGAAGTACCAGTACCCTCTAGGCGGCAAGCGATGTGAAGTCACCATTGGGCGCTATCCGGAAATTGGCGTTGCCGATGCTCGTGATCGGCACGCCGAATACCGGGCGATGGTCGAGCGCGGGGAAGATCCGGCAGCCCATAGGCGGGAAAAGAAGGCTGAGCGCGCCGTACGTGCCGCGCTGGATGCCGACGAAGGCCAGTTCAAGGCGTTTTCGCTCAAGTGGATTGACGAGCGTCTGGCCGGCAAAACGGAGGGCTACCGGAAGCAAATTCGGTCCCGTCTGGACCGATTCGTGTGGCCAGCCATCGGGCGCAAGGCACTAGATGACGTGAAACCAGCGCACGTGCTGGCAATTGTCGAGGGCCTGCGAGCGACACCGAACACGGCAGAAGGCGTGCGCCTCGTCATCCAGCAGTGCTACGACTACGCCATCCAAAAGTTGCTCGCGGAGTCAAATCCAGCGCGGCCATTGCGCGGCGTTATCACAGTACCCAAGGCGGTGCATCATCGGCACCTATCCGAGAGCGAGCTAGGGCGTTTTTGGGTCTCCCTCGGCAAGCAGGGCGCACATCTGTCGACCATGGGCGCCGCTCGGCTGCTGATGTACAGCATGTGTCGAAAGAACGAGGTCTTGCGCGCCAAGTGGGCCGAGTTCGATTTCGACAAAGCGCAGTGGGATATCCCGGCCGACCGGATGAAATCGCGTCGGACTCATCGCGTTTTCTTGTCGCACCAGGCGCTAGAGGTGCTCCAGCTTCAGCGGGCCATCAGTGGCGGCTACGAATATGTATTTCCGTCGCCGTCGATTCCGACCCTACCTTTGGCCGATGCGACGCTCAATCACCTGTTCAAGCGACTGGACTTCGGCGTACCTGAATTTTCGCCGCATGGCACGCGAGGTACTGCCGCGACTTTGCTCCGTGAACACGGATTCAGCCGAGACGTAGTCGAGCTTCTGCTGGCGCACACGGAGCGCAACCAGACTGCCGCGAGCTATCACCATCACGAGCTCGAGACTGAGCGCCGTCGTGCGCTGCAGTACCTCGCTGACGAAATTGACCGGCTTGCAGCGATTGCCGTAGCGGGAAATGTCGTCGACCTCAAGCTAAGTCGCTTGAACGTGAAGGGCACTGCGTAAGCTCGAGAATGAAAACCGAGTCTCCCTATCGATCCGTGCGTATAGAGACTAGAGAATGCAATGAGGAAGCTTTATCAACTCAAGAAGTGGTACACGGTCGAAGAGGCCGCGAAGCGCCTGACTTTAACTTTGGATGAACCTATCGACGGCACCGATGTACTCCGTCTAATCGCCGATGAAGAACTAGGAGTGTTCTGGTATGTACGGGGAAGGGACGGTGTCGAGGTAGCCCCCGCAAACTGGTATGTGGAGGAAGTAGAAGAGGGCTTCGAAAATGTCATCTCCTACGTGGGGGTAAGCCGTCAATCTGAAACAGCTAGCATGTTGGATGGCATCTATCGCGTCGAAACAGAAATTTGTCGCGGATCGGCGGACTGGCTCGTTTCACTGGGGGCCGGGAAGGGAGGGACCTCTGCCTCTCCGTTCGGCACGTTGTTGATCGACGAACGAGGTTGCATGTGGGAACTTCTTGACCGCCTTGATGAGCGCCGCCTTCGAGACTTGCCGCAAGACCTCCCATACGCCGATGTGCGCAACTTTATGATCAGCTCCGATCGTCCTGCAGTCGGAGAGATTGTGCTTACAAAGCAGGAGCTCGATCGATTTGAGGCTCAGTTCCTGGCTGTACCCGACGACTTGTCCGCGGCATATGGGTCGCAGAACGACATGCGTGATCGCGGCATGTGGCCCTGGGGAAGCCACGAGACAAAGCTACTTCGCGCTCTAGCTGAGGCGGGAGAGCAGTGGTGGAGCACATACGACCAGGATGACAAGACCACCGCCCCGACCAACGAAGACGTTAGTGAGTGGCTCAGGCATAAGCACGGTGTAGCAGCGCGTGTTGCCGAGGTCATGGCACAAATTCTTCGCGCGGACGACATCCCGCAAGGTCCGAGAAAGAGGTAGCCGCGCCTTGAGGGGCTTTGCCTGGCAACGGCTGGTGGGCTCTCCCCTGAATGTCCGCGCCAAGTGGGCGCGACGTTCGCGTCTTTTTCGGCCAGTAAGTGTTCTATTTAATTCGTGTCGCACCACTTCAATTCAGGAGGTAACGCGACATGCCAAAACAACATCAAACTGCGCTCGATGGGCGCTCCAACAAGTCACGTAGCAATCCGACCGGTAGCCTCCCGGCGACGGGCTACGTCCGCCAGTCTCAACTCATCCCAGCCGTCCTGCCGTTCTCTGGCACCACGCTTTGGCGAAAGGTTAAGGATGGCTCTTTCCCCGCACCGACCAAACTGTCTCCGCGCGTCACCGCCTGGCGCACGGAAGACGTGCGCATGTACCTAGATGACCCGGTGAGGTATCGGGCTCGGCCTCCCGAATGACTCGCTATGTTGGTGCATCGGCTGGGACCTTTGCGTCGCGTCGGGTGCACGTGCATAAGCTAGATGCATAAATCTGCATACTTTTTTGCAGTCTCACATTGCCCACCACGCCTTACCACAGGCCGCTTCAGGAGGGGTATGCACCCGCACAAAAACCACTCGATGAAGCGCGCAGGTGAGGCGGGGTCCCAACCGCGCGCGCCCGGTGCAATCGGGTCACACACGCCTACCAGCTCCTCTGCATGGCATGGGCCACAGGAGCGCTGTAGCGGCTTATAGGTGCGCGTTTGCGGTCTTGAGTCTCCCGCGCCTCCTGCGCTCATGAGACGCAGCACGCGGCTCTATGACCCCGTGCGGCGCTTTTGGCCGAATTGCTCGTTGCCTCTGCCTCGCGCCAGCCGCTGCATTGTTGTAGCCGAGTTGGCTACAACACCCTCGCATTGCCCCAAGCCGCGCGGATAACGAGACTGGCAAGGCTCCGAGCAGTACCGAGCAACGCCGAGCAATTGCGCTCGATTCCAACCCATCGACGAGGAACGCAAATGATCCGTTCGCACATCGAGGCGCCCAACACGCGAGCCGCCACAGCAGCCATACATGGCACGGCGGGCGTGTTGGCCGAGCGCTTCATGCGGCTGCCGGAAGTGAGCGCCACGTGCGGCTTGCCCACATCGTCCATCTATGACGGCGTGCGCCGTGGCGACTTCCCCAAGCCCGTGCCACTCACCGGCAAGAGCGTCGCCTGGCTCGCATCCGAGATCCACGAATGGATGGCCAGCCGTATCGCAGCCCGTCAACCCTGATTCCGTCCCCTTATGAAAACCGAACTTTCCGAATTGTCCCCTGAAGTACAGGCCGCACTCCAACGCCATCAAGCCGCCCGTGAAGAGTTCGAGCGCGCCCGTGATGAAGCCGACCGCCTCGATGCCGACCTGCAGAAGCACAACAAGGCGGCCGAAGCGGCGGAGGCCGAGGCTCAGCAAGCGCGCGCCGATGCTGCGCAACTGATGCGCAACACAGGCGCTTCGATGAAGGACATCCACGCACTCAAGGCAAAAGAGCGCGCCGCGTACACGCTCGCGGAGGACTACCGCGCCATCGTTGCCGAGTTTCAAACTGCACATAGCGAGGCGCTCACCAAGGCTGGCATCGCCAAGCGTGAGGAGGACGACGTCTACAACGAGGTGCTGCGCGCCCGCGCCGATTCATTGATGGCGGAAGCAGTGCATCTCGTCGCGCCGTTGTTTCCCGCAATCCGCATGCAAGAGATGGCCAACGCCCACTCCGCCGCCGCGCTCGGCGGTGCGGATTGGCAGCACTTCCATGAGACCGCCCGCAAGGCCGCGCTTGCCACTCTCTTCGGCGCCATCGAGCGAGGGTTTTCCGACTGGACGCCGGATCACACCAGCGATCCGGCTCTGGAAGCTGCCAAGCGGCCTGCCGGCCGCGAGCGCTTCAAGGTCGTCAGCTTTGTCGCTTCGCACCGCGACAACGTTCTGCGCCAACAAGCTGCCGCACGCAAAGACACGGCGCTCTCTACCTCTGCTTGATCCTCTCTCACCACACAAAGGAACCGCACCATGACCATCGAACATTGCCCTGCCTGCCACGCCATGACTGCGCCACAAGGCACCGTGACCCGCTCAGACGGCAAACAGGAGACGCTTTATCGGTGCAACGGACACAGTTGCGGCACGGTGTTCTCGCGCGTACTGCAGTCGCGGCAACAGCCGACACGCCCCACGCGCACCTACGGCAAGCAAGGCGCGCCGAAGGCAACGACGCCTGCAATCCTGACCGACTGCTAGGACACAGGCCGGCATGCCGCCGGCCTGCCCTCTCCGAATCGAGCCGACACCATGAGAGTCACCTGCCCGCATTGCGAGAGCGTTGCAAACATTCGCTCCAGCCGCCCCGTCAGCCGCGTCACACGTGAACTGCATTGCCAGTGTACGAACCTCCATTGCGGTCATACGTTCGTGAGCCTGCTGGAAGCAGTGCGCACGATCTCGCCCAGCAATACGCCTGATCCACTGGTTACCCGGCAACTCAGCGCGCCTGCTTCGACACAAGCTGCGCCGGCCGTTCTCTAACCTGCGCCCGCCAGTTGCTGGCGGGCGCTTCGCTCATCACCTTAGCGAGCCCAGCTTGACACCGCATTCCAGATGACCAAGAATTCGATTGCCGTCGAAACAGCGATGGCCGGGTGTGAGAACCCGAACAGTTCTAGGCGGATAGCCGCCTCTTGCGGCATTTTTTTCGTCCGTTGCGCACGCGCGCGCCTAAAGTTTTTATGGCGGGCCGGGCGGGGCAGCCTTCGGGCT
The sequence above is drawn from the Ralstonia solanacearum K60 genome and encodes:
- the icd gene encoding NADP-dependent isocitrate dehydrogenase codes for the protein MYQHIKVPAGEKITVNQDFSLNVPDNPIIPYIEGDGTGFDITPVMIKVVDAAVAKAYAGKRKISWMEIYAGEKSTKVYGPDVWLPEETLQVLKDYVVSIKGPLTTPVGGGIRSLNVALRQELDLYVCLRPVRYFKGVPSPVKEPEKTDMVIFRENSEDIYAGIEFEAESEKAKKLIKILQDEFGVKKIRFPETSGIGVKPVSREGTERLVRKAIQYAIDNDKPSVTIVHKGNIMKFTEGGFRDWAYALAQKEFGAELIDGGPWCKFKNPKTGKEIVVKDAIADAFLQQILLRPAEYSVIATLNLNGDYVSDALAAQVGGIGIAPGANLSDSVAMFEATHGTAPKYAGKDYVNPGSEILSAEMMLRHMGWTEAADLIIASMEKSILSKKVTYDFARLLEGATQVSCSGFGQVMIDNM
- a CDS encoding helix-turn-helix transcriptional regulator, giving the protein MIRSHIEAPNTRAATAAIHGTAGVLAERFMRLPEVSATCGLPTSSIYDGVRRGDFPKPVPLTGKSVAWLASEIHEWMASRIAARQP
- a CDS encoding ogr/Delta-like zinc finger family protein codes for the protein MRVTCPHCESVANIRSSRPVSRVTRELHCQCTNLHCGHTFVSLLEAVRTISPSNTPDPLVTRQLSAPASTQAAPAVL
- a CDS encoding tyrosine-type recombinase/integrase, producing the protein MRHFNYVLTPTRLNNAKPKDKPYKLADGGGLFVLISPGGAKNWKYQYPLGGKRCEVTIGRYPEIGVADARDRHAEYRAMVERGEDPAAHRREKKAERAVRAALDADEGQFKAFSLKWIDERLAGKTEGYRKQIRSRLDRFVWPAIGRKALDDVKPAHVLAIVEGLRATPNTAEGVRLVIQQCYDYAIQKLLAESNPARPLRGVITVPKAVHHRHLSESELGRFWVSLGKQGAHLSTMGAARLLMYSMCRKNEVLRAKWAEFDFDKAQWDIPADRMKSRRTHRVFLSHQALEVLQLQRAISGGYEYVFPSPSIPTLPLADATLNHLFKRLDFGVPEFSPHGTRGTAATLLREHGFSRDVVELLLAHTERNQTAASYHHHELETERRRALQYLADEIDRLAAIAVAGNVVDLKLSRLNVKGTA